From Riemerella anatipestifer ATCC 11845 = DSM 15868, a single genomic window includes:
- a CDS encoding SprT-like domain-containing protein: MSKERLVDFLPLGAFSYVEKWCNGYSVFIKITKDRVSKLGDYKKLKNKGHQITINGGLEKPLFFFVLTHEIAHLIAFEKYKKIAPHGKEWKQTFRELILESLEIYDVDFQKILLKFSKNPKASFNASRDLEMYFKKENRDGALFIENLDEGQIFTFRNAKFRMIEKKEKALSLYSSGYREAIFVQSFCRDFN; the protein is encoded by the coding sequence ATGTCAAAAGAGAGGCTGGTAGATTTTCTTCCATTGGGAGCTTTTAGTTATGTGGAAAAATGGTGTAATGGTTATTCTGTATTTATTAAAATAACTAAAGATAGAGTGTCTAAGTTGGGGGATTATAAGAAATTAAAAAATAAAGGTCATCAGATTACAATTAACGGAGGACTTGAGAAACCTTTGTTCTTTTTTGTATTAACTCACGAAATAGCACATCTTATAGCATTTGAGAAATATAAAAAGATAGCTCCTCACGGCAAAGAATGGAAGCAAACTTTTAGGGAGCTAATATTAGAAAGCTTGGAAATTTATGATGTTGATTTTCAAAAAATATTATTAAAATTCTCTAAAAATCCTAAGGCAAGTTTTAATGCGAGTCGGGATTTAGAAATGTATTTTAAAAAAGAAAACAGAGATGGAGCTTTATTTATAGAAAATTTAGACGAAGGGCAGATTTTTACTTTCAGAAACGCCAAATTTAGAATGATTGAAAAAAAAGAAAAAGCGTTATCTTTGTACTCATCTGGATACAGGGAGGCAATATTTGTTCAGTCCTTTTGCAGAGATTTTAATTGA
- a CDS encoding 50S ribosomal protein L25/general stress protein Ctc, translating to MKSITIQGQKRESVGKKSTKALRDAELVPCVVYGGKEPLHFSTEEKSFKNLVYTPEAHTVSIEVNGETIPAVLQDIQFHPITDRILHVDFYQLSDDKPVVMEVPVRITGRSRGVVAGGVLRQSFRKLKVKALPANLPDEIVIDVTKLRIGNKTYVGDIKSPDYTFMHPDNAVVVAVKMSRTAMKGGAIADDDDEEEEEAAAE from the coding sequence ATGAAATCTATTACAATTCAAGGACAGAAAAGAGAAAGCGTAGGCAAAAAATCTACGAAAGCGTTACGCGATGCTGAATTAGTTCCTTGTGTTGTTTATGGAGGTAAAGAACCTTTACATTTTTCTACTGAAGAAAAATCGTTCAAAAACTTGGTTTACACTCCTGAGGCACACACGGTATCTATTGAAGTAAACGGAGAAACTATTCCAGCGGTATTGCAGGATATTCAGTTTCACCCTATTACAGACAGAATCCTTCATGTGGACTTCTATCAGTTAAGCGATGACAAACCAGTGGTTATGGAGGTGCCAGTAAGAATTACAGGTAGATCTAGAGGGGTTGTTGCTGGTGGTGTACTTAGACAATCTTTCAGAAAGCTTAAAGTAAAAGCGCTTCCTGCTAACTTACCAGACGAAATCGTTATAGATGTAACGAAACTAAGAATTGGTAACAAAACTTATGTAGGTGATATCAAATCTCCAGATTACACATTTATGCATCCAGACAATGCTGTGGTAGTGGCAGTTAAGATGTCTAGAACTGCAATGAAAGGTGGAGCTATTGCTGATGATGACGATGAAGAGGAGGAAGAAGCTGCAGCTGAATAA